One Cynocephalus volans isolate mCynVol1 chromosome 7, mCynVol1.pri, whole genome shotgun sequence genomic region harbors:
- the LOXL4 gene encoding lysyl oxidase homolog 4 isoform X1: protein MMWSPPTALSLLMLLLLLGQAPPGRPQLLGTTKLRLVGPESRPEEGRLEVLYQGQWGTVCDDNFALQEATVACRQLGFKAALTWAHSAKYGQGEGPIWLDNVRCVGTESSLDQCGSNGWGVSDCSHSEDVGVVCHPQRQRGYLSEVSNALGPQDQQLEEVRLKPILAGTKRHNPVTEGAVEVKYKGHWRQVCDQGWTMNNSRVVCGMLGFPSEVPVHNLYYRKVWNLKMKDPKSRLKNLTNKNSFWIDQVNCLGTEPHLANCQVQVAPARGKLRPACLGGMHAVVSCVAGPRFHPPKAKPKPQRKKSRAEEPRVRLRSGAHVGEGRVEVLVNRQWGTVCDHRWNLISASVVCRQLGFGSAREALFGAQLGQGLGPIHLSEVHCRGYERTLSDCLALEGSQNGCQHENDAAVRCNVPNMGFQNQVRLAGGRSPEEGVVEVQVEVNGVRRWGTVCSDHWGLTEAMVACRQLGLGFASHAIKDTWYWQGTPGAGEMVMSGVRCSGTELALQQCERHGPVHCSHGTGRFSAGVSCTNSAPDLVMNAQLVQETAYLEDRPLSLLYCAHEENCLSQSADHMDWPYGHRRLLRFSSQIYNLGRADFRPKTGRHSWIWHQCHRHYHSIEVFTHYDLLTLNGSKVAEGHKASFCLEDTNCPTGLQRRYACANFGEQGVTVGCWDTYRHDIDCQWVDITDVSPGDYIFQVVVNPKYEVAESDFSNNMMQCRCKYDGHRVWLHNCHTGDSYRANAELSLEQEQRLRNNII from the exons ATGATGTGGTCCCCACCAACTGCCCTCTCACTATtaatgctgctgttgctgctaggCCAGGCCCCTCCCGGCAGGCCACAGTTGCTGGGCACCACAAAGCTCCGGCTGGTGGGGCCAGAGAGCCGGCCAGAAGAGGGCCGCCTGGAGGTGCTGTACCAGGGCCAGTGGGGCACCGTGTGTGATGACAACTTCGCTCTCCAGGAGGCCACGGTGGCCTGCCGTCAGCTGGGCTTCAAAGCAGCCTTGACCTGGGCCCACAGTGCCAAGTATGGCCAAGGGGAGG GACCCATCTGGCTGGACAATGTGCGCTGTGTGGGCACGGAGAGCTCCCTGGACCAGTGTGGGTCTAATGGCTGGGGTGTCAGTGACTGCAGCCACTCAGAAGATGTTGGGGTGGTGTGCCACCCCCAGCGCCAGCGGGGCTACCTTTCTGAGGTCTCCAATGCCCTCGGGCCCCAG GACCAGCAGCTAGAGGAGGTACGGCTCAAGCCCATCCTTGCCGGCACCAAGCGGCATAACCCAGTCACTGAGGGAGCCGTGGAGGTGAAATACAAGGGCCACTGGCGGCAGGTGTGTGACCAGGGCTGGACCATGAACAACAGCAGGGTGGTGTGCGGGATGCTGGGTTTTCCCAGCGAGGTGCCTGTCCACAACCTCTACTACAG AAAAGTTTGGAATTTGAAGATGAAGGATCCCAAGTCTAG GCTGAAGAACCTGACAAATAAGAATTCCTTCTGGATCGACCAGGTCAACTGTCTGGGGACAGAGCCCCACCTGGCCAACTGCCAGGTGCAGGTGGCTCCAGCACGGGGCAAGCTGCGGCCAGCCTGCCTGGGTGGCATGCATGCTGTGGTCAGCTGTGTGGCAGGGCCCCGCTTCCATCCACCGAAGGCGAAGCCCAAGCCCCAGCGCAAGAAGTCCCGGGCAGAG GAGCCAAGGGTGCGCCTGCGCTCTGGGGCCCACGTGGGCGAGGGCCGGGTGGAAGTGCTCGTGAACCGCCAGTGGGGCACGGTCTGTGACCACAGGTGGAACCTCATCTCCGCCAGTGTCGTGTGTCGTCAGCTTGGTTTTGGTTCTGCTCGGGAGGCCCTCTTTGGGGCCCAGCTGGGCCAAG GGCTGGGGCCCATCCACCTGAGTGAGGTGCACTGCAGAGGATATGAGCGGACCCTCAGTGACTGCCTTGCCCTGGAAGGGTCCCAGAATGGTTGTCAACATGAGAATGATGCTGCTGTCAGGTGCAATGTCCCTAACATGGGCTTCCAGAATCAG GTGCGCCTGGCTGGTGGGCGCAGCCCTGAGGAAGGCGTGGTGGAGGTGCAGGTGGAGGTGAATGGAGTCCGACGCTGGGGGACTGTGTGCAGTGACCATTGGGGGCTCACGGAAGCCATGGTGGCCTGCCGACAGCTCGGCCTGGGTTTTGCCAGCCATGCCATCAAG GACACATGGTACTGGCAGGGGACGCCGGGGGCCGGAGAAATGGTGATGAGCGGGGTGCGCTGTTCAGGCACAGAGCTGGCCCTGCAGCAGTGTGAGAGGCATGGGCCTGTGCACTGCTCCCATGGCACCGGGCGCTTCTCGGCAGGAGTCTCCTGCACAAACA GTGCTCCAGACCTCGTGATGAATGCCCAGCTAGTGCAGGAGACGGCCTACCTAGAGGACCGCCCGCTCAGCCTGCTGTATTGTGCCCACGAAGAGAACTGCCTCTCTCAGTCTGCTGACCACATGGACTGGCCCTATGGACACCGGCGCCTGCTGCGCTTCTCCTCACAGATCTACAACCTGGGCCGGGCTGACTTTCGTCCAAAGACTGGACGCCACAGCTGGATTTGGCATCAGTGCCACAG GCACTACCACAGCATTGAGGTCTTCACCCACTATGACCTACTTACTCTCAATGGCTCCAAGGTGGCTGAGGGGCACAAGGCCAGCTTCTGTCTAGAGGACACGAACTGCCCCACTG GACTGCAACGGCGCTATGCGTGTGCCAACTTTGGGGAACAGGGAGTGACCGTAGGCTGCTGGGACACCTACCGGCATGACATTGATTGCCAGTGGGTGGACATCACAGATGTGAGCCCCGGGGACTATATCTTCCAG GTGGTTGTGAACCCCAAATATGAGGTGGCAGAGTCAGATTTCTCTAACAACATGATGCAGTGCCGCTGCAAGTATGATGGGCACCGGGTCTGGCTACACAACTGCCACACAG GGGATTCATACCGAGCCAATGCAGAACTCTCCCTGGAGCAGGAACAGCGTCTCAGGAACAACATCATTTGA
- the LOXL4 gene encoding lysyl oxidase homolog 4 isoform X2, producing the protein MKDPKSRLKNLTNKNSFWIDQVNCLGTEPHLANCQVQVAPARGKLRPACLGGMHAVVSCVAGPRFHPPKAKPKPQRKKSRAEEPRVRLRSGAHVGEGRVEVLVNRQWGTVCDHRWNLISASVVCRQLGFGSAREALFGAQLGQGLGPIHLSEVHCRGYERTLSDCLALEGSQNGCQHENDAAVRCNVPNMGFQNQVRLAGGRSPEEGVVEVQVEVNGVRRWGTVCSDHWGLTEAMVACRQLGLGFASHAIKDTWYWQGTPGAGEMVMSGVRCSGTELALQQCERHGPVHCSHGTGRFSAGVSCTNSAPDLVMNAQLVQETAYLEDRPLSLLYCAHEENCLSQSADHMDWPYGHRRLLRFSSQIYNLGRADFRPKTGRHSWIWHQCHRHYHSIEVFTHYDLLTLNGSKVAEGHKASFCLEDTNCPTGLQRRYACANFGEQGVTVGCWDTYRHDIDCQWVDITDVSPGDYIFQVVVNPKYEVAESDFSNNMMQCRCKYDGHRVWLHNCHTGDSYRANAELSLEQEQRLRNNII; encoded by the exons ATGAAGGATCCCAAGTCTAG GCTGAAGAACCTGACAAATAAGAATTCCTTCTGGATCGACCAGGTCAACTGTCTGGGGACAGAGCCCCACCTGGCCAACTGCCAGGTGCAGGTGGCTCCAGCACGGGGCAAGCTGCGGCCAGCCTGCCTGGGTGGCATGCATGCTGTGGTCAGCTGTGTGGCAGGGCCCCGCTTCCATCCACCGAAGGCGAAGCCCAAGCCCCAGCGCAAGAAGTCCCGGGCAGAG GAGCCAAGGGTGCGCCTGCGCTCTGGGGCCCACGTGGGCGAGGGCCGGGTGGAAGTGCTCGTGAACCGCCAGTGGGGCACGGTCTGTGACCACAGGTGGAACCTCATCTCCGCCAGTGTCGTGTGTCGTCAGCTTGGTTTTGGTTCTGCTCGGGAGGCCCTCTTTGGGGCCCAGCTGGGCCAAG GGCTGGGGCCCATCCACCTGAGTGAGGTGCACTGCAGAGGATATGAGCGGACCCTCAGTGACTGCCTTGCCCTGGAAGGGTCCCAGAATGGTTGTCAACATGAGAATGATGCTGCTGTCAGGTGCAATGTCCCTAACATGGGCTTCCAGAATCAG GTGCGCCTGGCTGGTGGGCGCAGCCCTGAGGAAGGCGTGGTGGAGGTGCAGGTGGAGGTGAATGGAGTCCGACGCTGGGGGACTGTGTGCAGTGACCATTGGGGGCTCACGGAAGCCATGGTGGCCTGCCGACAGCTCGGCCTGGGTTTTGCCAGCCATGCCATCAAG GACACATGGTACTGGCAGGGGACGCCGGGGGCCGGAGAAATGGTGATGAGCGGGGTGCGCTGTTCAGGCACAGAGCTGGCCCTGCAGCAGTGTGAGAGGCATGGGCCTGTGCACTGCTCCCATGGCACCGGGCGCTTCTCGGCAGGAGTCTCCTGCACAAACA GTGCTCCAGACCTCGTGATGAATGCCCAGCTAGTGCAGGAGACGGCCTACCTAGAGGACCGCCCGCTCAGCCTGCTGTATTGTGCCCACGAAGAGAACTGCCTCTCTCAGTCTGCTGACCACATGGACTGGCCCTATGGACACCGGCGCCTGCTGCGCTTCTCCTCACAGATCTACAACCTGGGCCGGGCTGACTTTCGTCCAAAGACTGGACGCCACAGCTGGATTTGGCATCAGTGCCACAG GCACTACCACAGCATTGAGGTCTTCACCCACTATGACCTACTTACTCTCAATGGCTCCAAGGTGGCTGAGGGGCACAAGGCCAGCTTCTGTCTAGAGGACACGAACTGCCCCACTG GACTGCAACGGCGCTATGCGTGTGCCAACTTTGGGGAACAGGGAGTGACCGTAGGCTGCTGGGACACCTACCGGCATGACATTGATTGCCAGTGGGTGGACATCACAGATGTGAGCCCCGGGGACTATATCTTCCAG GTGGTTGTGAACCCCAAATATGAGGTGGCAGAGTCAGATTTCTCTAACAACATGATGCAGTGCCGCTGCAAGTATGATGGGCACCGGGTCTGGCTACACAACTGCCACACAG GGGATTCATACCGAGCCAATGCAGAACTCTCCCTGGAGCAGGAACAGCGTCTCAGGAACAACATCATTTGA